From the genome of Mixophyes fleayi isolate aMixFle1 chromosome 2, aMixFle1.hap1, whole genome shotgun sequence, one region includes:
- the KDF1 gene encoding keratinocyte differentiation factor 1 isoform X4, producing the protein MPRPRPVSVPHDWVSPPTNLPSLHQSSLPQTSGLPSSQQRIPPEDITLISGSAETPPDVRPCCSPLSRAWAAYKDVLCYVVSCSHCPQKDPEEYLPCSVEGSEGMPMNGHPASSPCAPRVGVKGKKTGLGNSFSYPDLKLMGVPVYSKPTGATDIETVKETPAPLPPEAPRSSAGDYYSLRESDPELSRLSCHGSMSSAEIDVLIWHKLTELFSLHQIDELARCTSETVFLEKTSKITELISSLTQDYQLEEQDAECRLVRGIIRISTRKVRTRGPSNRNGEKGGGGQQHNSRNGGKAPDSGNESMQESGLTSQDDLDVKISQETTSDLIARNMRRYSAPGSPFLKDDSLPDTETDSSGAPLLKVYC; encoded by the exons ATGCCCCGACCCCGTCCTGTGTCTGTTCCCCATGATTGGGTATCTCCCCCAACCAATCTACCCTCTTTACATCAGAGCTCCCTACCACAGACCTCAGGCCTCCCAAGTTCCCAGCAGAGGATCCCCCCTGAAGATATCACCTTAATTTCAGGATCTGCTGAAACCCCACCAGATGTGCGCCCTTGCTGTTCCCCACTCTCTCGCGCCTGGGCTGCTTATAAAGATGTGCTGTGCTATGTGGTGTCCTGCAGCCACTGTCCACAGAAAGATCCTGAGGAATACCTTCCCTGTTCTGTAGAGGGCTCAGAAGGTATGCCCATGAATGGTCATCCTGCTAGTAGCCCCTGTGCCCCCCGTGTCGGTGTGAAAGGCAAAAAAACAGGACTAGGTAACAGTTTTAGTTACCCAGACCTTAAACTGATGGGGGTACCTGTGTACAGTAAACCAACTGGTGCCACAGACATAGAAACTGTAAAAGAGACCCCTGCCCCGTTGCCACCTGAAGCACCCCGCAGTTCTGCTGGGGATTACTACTCATTGCGGGAATCGGATCCGGAGTTGTCACGGTTGAGTTGTCATGGCTCCATGTCCAGTGCAGAAATTGATGTACTCATCTGGCACAAACTAACAGAGTTGTTTAGTCTCCATCAGATTGATGAACTGGCAAGATGCACTTCAGAGACTGtcttcttggagaagaccagcaAAATCACAGAATTAATCAGCAGCCTGACACAGGACTACCAACTGGAAGAGCAAGATGCAGAGTGTCGGCTAGTTAGGGGCATCATCCGCATCAGCACTCGTAAGGTCAGAACACGTGGACCCTCCAACCGTAATGGAGAGAAGGGAGGTGGAGGTCAACAGCATAACAGTCGGAATGGTGGCAAGGCTCCAGACAGTGGCAATGAAAGCATGCAGGAATCTGGATTGACcagccaggatg ATCTGGATGTGAAGATTTCACAAGAGACGACGTCAGATCTCATAGCACGAAACATGAGGAGATACAGTGCCCCAG
- the KDF1 gene encoding keratinocyte differentiation factor 1 isoform X1, protein MWKTAPSASSSSSSERGHRAGEVARKRREVVRSSRGLVHEAMPRPRPVSVPHDWVSPPTNLPSLHQSSLPQTSGLPSSQQRIPPEDITLISGSAETPPDVRPCCSPLSRAWAAYKDVLCYVVSCSHCPQKDPEEYLPCSVEGSEGMPMNGHPASSPCAPRVGVKGKKTGLGNSFSYPDLKLMGVPVYSKPTGATDIETVKETPAPLPPEAPRSSAGDYYSLRESDPELSRLSCHGSMSSAEIDVLIWHKLTELFSLHQIDELARCTSETVFLEKTSKITELISSLTQDYQLEEQDAECRLVRGIIRISTRKVRTRGPSNRNGEKGGGGQQHNSRNGGKAPDSGNESMQESGLTSQDDLDVKISQETTSDLIARNMRRYSAPGSPFLKDDSLPDTETDSSGAPLLKVYC, encoded by the exons ATGTGGAAAACGGCCCCAAGTGCGAGCAGCAGTAGTTCATCAGAGAGAGGGCATCGGGCAGGAGAAGTGGCgaggaaaaggagggaggtggtgAGGAGCAGCCGAG GACTTGTCCATGAAGCAATGCCCCGACCCCGTCCTGTGTCTGTTCCCCATGATTGGGTATCTCCCCCAACCAATCTACCCTCTTTACATCAGAGCTCCCTACCACAGACCTCAGGCCTCCCAAGTTCCCAGCAGAGGATCCCCCCTGAAGATATCACCTTAATTTCAGGATCTGCTGAAACCCCACCAGATGTGCGCCCTTGCTGTTCCCCACTCTCTCGCGCCTGGGCTGCTTATAAAGATGTGCTGTGCTATGTGGTGTCCTGCAGCCACTGTCCACAGAAAGATCCTGAGGAATACCTTCCCTGTTCTGTAGAGGGCTCAGAAGGTATGCCCATGAATGGTCATCCTGCTAGTAGCCCCTGTGCCCCCCGTGTCGGTGTGAAAGGCAAAAAAACAGGACTAGGTAACAGTTTTAGTTACCCAGACCTTAAACTGATGGGGGTACCTGTGTACAGTAAACCAACTGGTGCCACAGACATAGAAACTGTAAAAGAGACCCCTGCCCCGTTGCCACCTGAAGCACCCCGCAGTTCTGCTGGGGATTACTACTCATTGCGGGAATCGGATCCGGAGTTGTCACGGTTGAGTTGTCATGGCTCCATGTCCAGTGCAGAAATTGATGTACTCATCTGGCACAAACTAACAGAGTTGTTTAGTCTCCATCAGATTGATGAACTGGCAAGATGCACTTCAGAGACTGtcttcttggagaagaccagcaAAATCACAGAATTAATCAGCAGCCTGACACAGGACTACCAACTGGAAGAGCAAGATGCAGAGTGTCGGCTAGTTAGGGGCATCATCCGCATCAGCACTCGTAAGGTCAGAACACGTGGACCCTCCAACCGTAATGGAGAGAAGGGAGGTGGAGGTCAACAGCATAACAGTCGGAATGGTGGCAAGGCTCCAGACAGTGGCAATGAAAGCATGCAGGAATCTGGATTGACcagccaggatg ATCTGGATGTGAAGATTTCACAAGAGACGACGTCAGATCTCATAGCACGAAACATGAGGAGATACAGTGCCCCAG
- the KDF1 gene encoding keratinocyte differentiation factor 1 isoform X3: protein MWKTAPSASSSSSSERGHRAGEVARKRREVVRSSRGLVHEAMPRPRPVSVPHDWVSPPTNLPSLHQSSLPQTSGLPSSQQRIPPEDITLISGSAETPPDVRPCCSPLSRAWAAYKDVLCYVVSCSHCPQKDPEEYLPCSVEGSEGMPMNGHPASSPCAPRVGVKGKKTGLGNSFSYPDLKLMGVPVYSKPTGATDIETVKETPAPLPPEAPRSSAGDYYSLRESDPELSRLSCHGSMSSAEIDVLIWHKLTELFSLHQIDELARCTSETVFLEKTSKITELISSLTQDYQLEEQDAECRLVRGIIRISTRKVRTRGPSNRNGEKGGGGQQHNSRNGGKAPDSGNESMQESGLTSQDDLDVKISQETTSDLIARNMRRYSAPEMVGHVCHQ, encoded by the exons ATGTGGAAAACGGCCCCAAGTGCGAGCAGCAGTAGTTCATCAGAGAGAGGGCATCGGGCAGGAGAAGTGGCgaggaaaaggagggaggtggtgAGGAGCAGCCGAG GACTTGTCCATGAAGCAATGCCCCGACCCCGTCCTGTGTCTGTTCCCCATGATTGGGTATCTCCCCCAACCAATCTACCCTCTTTACATCAGAGCTCCCTACCACAGACCTCAGGCCTCCCAAGTTCCCAGCAGAGGATCCCCCCTGAAGATATCACCTTAATTTCAGGATCTGCTGAAACCCCACCAGATGTGCGCCCTTGCTGTTCCCCACTCTCTCGCGCCTGGGCTGCTTATAAAGATGTGCTGTGCTATGTGGTGTCCTGCAGCCACTGTCCACAGAAAGATCCTGAGGAATACCTTCCCTGTTCTGTAGAGGGCTCAGAAGGTATGCCCATGAATGGTCATCCTGCTAGTAGCCCCTGTGCCCCCCGTGTCGGTGTGAAAGGCAAAAAAACAGGACTAGGTAACAGTTTTAGTTACCCAGACCTTAAACTGATGGGGGTACCTGTGTACAGTAAACCAACTGGTGCCACAGACATAGAAACTGTAAAAGAGACCCCTGCCCCGTTGCCACCTGAAGCACCCCGCAGTTCTGCTGGGGATTACTACTCATTGCGGGAATCGGATCCGGAGTTGTCACGGTTGAGTTGTCATGGCTCCATGTCCAGTGCAGAAATTGATGTACTCATCTGGCACAAACTAACAGAGTTGTTTAGTCTCCATCAGATTGATGAACTGGCAAGATGCACTTCAGAGACTGtcttcttggagaagaccagcaAAATCACAGAATTAATCAGCAGCCTGACACAGGACTACCAACTGGAAGAGCAAGATGCAGAGTGTCGGCTAGTTAGGGGCATCATCCGCATCAGCACTCGTAAGGTCAGAACACGTGGACCCTCCAACCGTAATGGAGAGAAGGGAGGTGGAGGTCAACAGCATAACAGTCGGAATGGTGGCAAGGCTCCAGACAGTGGCAATGAAAGCATGCAGGAATCTGGATTGACcagccaggatg ATCTGGATGTGAAGATTTCACAAGAGACGACGTCAGATCTCATAGCACGAAACATGAGGAGATACAGTGCCCCAG AAATGGTCGGGCATGTGTGTCATCAATGA
- the KDF1 gene encoding keratinocyte differentiation factor 1 isoform X2, producing MKAEENSCRGGNWSPSLEGLVHEAMPRPRPVSVPHDWVSPPTNLPSLHQSSLPQTSGLPSSQQRIPPEDITLISGSAETPPDVRPCCSPLSRAWAAYKDVLCYVVSCSHCPQKDPEEYLPCSVEGSEGMPMNGHPASSPCAPRVGVKGKKTGLGNSFSYPDLKLMGVPVYSKPTGATDIETVKETPAPLPPEAPRSSAGDYYSLRESDPELSRLSCHGSMSSAEIDVLIWHKLTELFSLHQIDELARCTSETVFLEKTSKITELISSLTQDYQLEEQDAECRLVRGIIRISTRKVRTRGPSNRNGEKGGGGQQHNSRNGGKAPDSGNESMQESGLTSQDDLDVKISQETTSDLIARNMRRYSAPGSPFLKDDSLPDTETDSSGAPLLKVYC from the exons ATGAAAGCCGAGGAGAATTCGTGCAGAGGAGGAAATTGGTCACCGAGTTTGGAGG GACTTGTCCATGAAGCAATGCCCCGACCCCGTCCTGTGTCTGTTCCCCATGATTGGGTATCTCCCCCAACCAATCTACCCTCTTTACATCAGAGCTCCCTACCACAGACCTCAGGCCTCCCAAGTTCCCAGCAGAGGATCCCCCCTGAAGATATCACCTTAATTTCAGGATCTGCTGAAACCCCACCAGATGTGCGCCCTTGCTGTTCCCCACTCTCTCGCGCCTGGGCTGCTTATAAAGATGTGCTGTGCTATGTGGTGTCCTGCAGCCACTGTCCACAGAAAGATCCTGAGGAATACCTTCCCTGTTCTGTAGAGGGCTCAGAAGGTATGCCCATGAATGGTCATCCTGCTAGTAGCCCCTGTGCCCCCCGTGTCGGTGTGAAAGGCAAAAAAACAGGACTAGGTAACAGTTTTAGTTACCCAGACCTTAAACTGATGGGGGTACCTGTGTACAGTAAACCAACTGGTGCCACAGACATAGAAACTGTAAAAGAGACCCCTGCCCCGTTGCCACCTGAAGCACCCCGCAGTTCTGCTGGGGATTACTACTCATTGCGGGAATCGGATCCGGAGTTGTCACGGTTGAGTTGTCATGGCTCCATGTCCAGTGCAGAAATTGATGTACTCATCTGGCACAAACTAACAGAGTTGTTTAGTCTCCATCAGATTGATGAACTGGCAAGATGCACTTCAGAGACTGtcttcttggagaagaccagcaAAATCACAGAATTAATCAGCAGCCTGACACAGGACTACCAACTGGAAGAGCAAGATGCAGAGTGTCGGCTAGTTAGGGGCATCATCCGCATCAGCACTCGTAAGGTCAGAACACGTGGACCCTCCAACCGTAATGGAGAGAAGGGAGGTGGAGGTCAACAGCATAACAGTCGGAATGGTGGCAAGGCTCCAGACAGTGGCAATGAAAGCATGCAGGAATCTGGATTGACcagccaggatg ATCTGGATGTGAAGATTTCACAAGAGACGACGTCAGATCTCATAGCACGAAACATGAGGAGATACAGTGCCCCAG